AATATGTTTGGCATGGGATTTGTGCTAATACGAACGGTAGCTACAATTGCGTGCGCATGTAAACCGCGGACATACGGAGGTCCTAAACATGGACTGTGCATCCCTGACAAAAAGCAGACTCTTTTGTTAGGTATGTGGAACTGTATGATTGAGTAATTGAAatggaaaacaaaaaaaacaaaagaaataaaagagaaaCTAAACGTCATTGACAAAGCTATGAAACACAAACGGGAAGTTATATGAAGCTAAAACTTGATTATGTGTAGGTTTTTGTGGTTccaagaaagaaatggaagaaaagaaatcaaaagaaaatacgGGTAAAGTACGTCCGTCAAAATTATGGATTACCACTACAACAATTAATCTATTCCAATGACAATATTGCACGGAGAACAAAAATATTTTCTGTAGAAGATAAAATCAATTAACAATTTTTATGAGAATCGAATACTCGATGGTGGAGGACATGGAAAAGTTCAAAAGGAATTCTACCGGATCGATCAAGGTGTAGTtgccataaaaaataaaaaattaaggagAATGAGATAAATCAATTCATAAATAAGATTGTAATTATTTCTCAAATTATAGCTTGGAGACACATAATTCATATAATTCATGGATATACATCCATGAATTATAGCTTGGAGAAGGAACTCTTGTGGTCACACGATTACCCAAGGTGAGTTTGAATTCGAaaaatattcatgttttgttGACCATTTGATCTCCACTTGTGCCTATATAATGTTGCAATATATCATCTTTGGGTTTACTCATATAATGTAAGGTAATGTTGTGTTTGAAATTTTCATCCCAAATACATTTCAAAGTTCATGTGAAACCCACATAGAGTGAGAACAATTTTGTGACGGAAATTTGGTAGGTTAATCTGTGTTCTATTGAAATCGCTGGTGATGAGCTTGTATTAAGTCAATTTTCGTTCGGTATAGCCTTTGTATGTACCACACCATATGCACTTTATATGTTTGTTTTATCAATATGTACCACATTAGGGAGCAATGAAAAGACTTGGTGGAAGTCAGTCCATTGATCTTTTTATTCTCATTTCGCATAAGGTGACCCACGATGATTGATTTGTCTACATGATGTAACGCAAGTAGTAGGAGAAGGCCACTTGTAGAATGAAAGGTGAGTCTCTATCTCTTCTATCCAAAGATGTAGCTTAGTGTTGGACTACATGATTCAAGCACGAGCTCCCGTGGCACAAATGCAGACAGGTGGATGCACAAAGGCCACACCTTTTGGAGCGTGAATGTGATGTTCACGCTAGATAGACTCGTTGTGCTGCATCGACGACTAATGATCTAATGAGGCGGGCTTAAACTGACTGTCTTGTTGACTTTCTAAGATTTGAATTATTACGTTAACATCAATTGAAATTTCTAAGCCACTCATATCAATTTAACATCGtgctctttccttttctttcaagttcagAAGATTCTTAAGAAAGGACGAGGTCTATAGAGTCAGGATCCATTTTAATATATCACTTTCTATGTCAAACGAATTATTTGTGATTATCCTCATTGTGGAAAGTGATGGTCAATCATTATTTCCTTTTTCTAGCCTTGTAGTTATTGTTTTAAACATTTAACATTATTATTGAGTACTTCAGCACTCCCTTAGTTTCTATACCGTTCTATCTTTACATATTGTGTGTAAAATATATGACACAGTTTAACCGTTCAGCACCCATACATATATAACTATAACTAGCAATCCATTTGTAGTAATAATGGGTTATTCAttcattgttttctttttcatcatAGCATCGAGATTAACTCATATATAGTTTTTCGTACGATGGTTTGTAAAGTTAGATTTCTTAAGCCTTTAAATCTAAATTAATGTAAACTTGAATATAAAGATAGTATCAGCTAACAAGAAGGTGTAAAAAAATTGTGTGATAGATATATTACTGCTAAATTATGCTTAAGCACCTTGAGTTAATAGTTCAGATATAAAGAAGTTAATAGGTTAGTATCTTGTTAGGTTGATTCATGACAAACGGACATGAtgaaagaatgattaatttattaGAGGCAGATATTAGCTTGGAtagaataaaaaaattcaaaaaagaaaatacTTAGACTCTTGTGCTATAAAATGATTCGTGTCTTTGTATCAATCTTACCTGTCATATTTTTTgagtcattttttttttttttgacagatAGGAGGGAGAACTGGTGAGTTATGTGGAAGTCAGGATAGTTCCTCTTTAAACAAGAAGAAGAGAACAACAACCTAAAGAAAAATCCAAACATAATGTCTCACTCGTAGATGGACCACTAAGCGTAGACTAATAAGAGAAAATATGAAAAGTATAAGCTACCTGTAAATCCACATTTatccaagaatatatatatatatatatatatatatatatacttcaaagATAAAGACATTGACAATCCAACAATAACTTCAACTATACGTAACTGCACCATCAGATTCCATCAAAACGTTGAAATGATCATTGTTTAGCTGTTAAGTCCTAATTTTTGTCACTAGTTGTGAGATTTTTTTAGAAAGTAATTTCATATCTAAAATGAATTAAGAAATGAATAGTTTAGGATTAGTCCTGCTATCAATATTGGTCCATAAATTAAATAAGTTTTTTATATTACAATCATGATATATTACCCTACTTATGGCTTGACTAATTATTTCCTATCCAAATTCGAAGAATAAATCAGAGGACGACTCACATGGAAGTTTCTAAGGATAATTTCTCTTCGAACAAAGGGAGAACAATAACTCAATAGAAAATCCGAACATGATGTCTCACTTATACATGAAAAGTAGAGACTACCTGAAAGAGCATATTTAACTTCAAAGATAAAGATATTATTTGACAAGCCAACAATAACTTCAACCATACGATACTTCACTATCCAATTAGTACGTCGAAAAGACCATTGTTTGGCTGTTGGTATATGAGTTAAATCATTATTTTTGTTATTAGTTGTAGGATTTTATTAAAAAGTAAATTTATtatctaaaataaatttaaaatgagtAGATCAGGATTAGTCCTGTTATGAATATTGGTCTATAAACTAAATAGCATAAGATTTTAGATTACAATCATGCTATATTACCCTAATGATGGCTTGACTAGTTGTTTTTTGTCCAAATTCAAAGAATAAACCACATTGAAATAAGAAGACAAAAGCGAGAATGACTCACATGAAAGTCTCTAAGGATAATTTCTCTTAATAGCAACCCAATGgaaaattcaaatatgatatCTCACTTGTACATTGACACTTTAGATGACTACAAGCAAAGATTAATAAGAGAAGATGTGAAATGTATACGCTAGTTGAAATTTCATATTGTACCATCCGATAAGTACATTAAAATGATCATTGTTTGGCTATTAGTATACGAGTTAAATCCCAATTTTTGTTATTAATTAAGAAATGAGTAGTTCAGGATTAGTCATGCTATCAACATTGGTCATAAACTcaattttatatctaaaataaattaagaaatgAGTAGTTCAGGATTAATCTTGCTATCAATATTGGTTCGTAAACTAAATAATATAAGTTTTTAGATTACAGTCATGCTATATTACCTTATTGATGACTTGACTAGTTGTTCCCTGTCTAAATCTGAAGAATATTCATACAAGAAGATAGAAACGAGAATGATTGACATGAAAATTTCTAAGTTTCTCTTCAAATGAAGATAATggcaaccaaaggaaaatccaaatATGGTATCTCACTTGTATATGGATGCTTTAGATGGCTCCAAGTAACTAATGAGAGAAAAAATGTGAACGTATAGACTAGCTGAAAATTCACATTTAACTTCAATAATAAAGATATTACTTGATAAGCCAACAATAACTTCAACCATGCTGCACTATCCGATTAATACTTTGAAATGACCCTCGTTTAGTATATGAGTCAAATACCAATTTTTGTTACTAGTTGTGAAGGATACACCACAAAGACTTGATTTTTCAGCATGGAGAAACGTATCATATCGTTGTTCGTGCCCGATGGAACAGCTTCCACAAGTCCAAACAGATAGCAATACCCTCTACAATTCTAGTCAAGTCTGTTCAGTAGTGTAGTTCTAATTATTGCTCTGAAACAAATACTCCGAAGAcaacatttatatttttattccccTTCATTCCCATGTAACCTTTTAAGTGTTTGTTATATATTACTTAAACAAGAAGGATTGGGTCTtcggaaaaaaatatatttttttttttaaattttaattttacttATGTGGTTTTCTTATTTtactctaaaattgatttaaagTTTTTTCCTAAATTATCCAAGGCGTTGTGCTTGCAAATTACTAATAAATATCGGTAAGTTCTATCTATCTTAGGGGTCAAGTCAAGTTTGAAAGTCAAAATGCATGTTTTGCGTCCTACTTGAAATTTCCACAAGCACAAGAAATTGTTTCCAAGGGAGGACAGATAACAGATAACGCAAGTTAACATCAAAAAATATTCTGCCGTAGGATTTAGTGCAAAGACTTGGAAGTCAAAGTCCATTGTTGTTTTGGAGATATGATAGTCCATATACAAACTCTAAAGAGGGAATGGTTGTGAAGCAGGTGTCATGTTAACTTGAATTGATTCTCACCCTGTCATCATGAAATCATGCTCTATTCTCGTTCCACCAATTTATTCGCATTCCATTGTAGGTGCTGTTGCACGTTGTACCTAATTCTGTTCTCTTTTCCTGGAATTCACAAATGCCTGTCGGATGTGAATCCGAAGGCAAACTTGACACCGAATAAAGAACCGATTGTTCTTTTGAAAGATCATAGGAGGCAGAAATTGGATGTCATCAGCCATCTTGTCAGGTGAGAAACGCACCGTGAATGGTTTAATTTCCAGGTGGGTTATACTCAATCTATACCAATCAAGCTATTGGCGTCGATGATGGGTTGTATTggctttatcgttgaaagatacgCGAGCGATTCATCAAACTTCAGTTGTCTCATTCACGTAATGTAAAAGGTGAGGCCATATGACCACGACAAGGCCGGTTTTGCGCCAATACTTCGTCCGAGGCACCAACGAAGGAAGATCGGCTTCTCATTGAACCAAATTTATGGCTTTTAAGGGTGTTGTTGATTTTATGAGTCCAGTACAAGCTCAGGTCGATACCCAGAAGCCTTCTAAAGTCAGTTGTTTATGCGTGATTAACAATTCGATAATTGGTCATAATATACACGTTTAGATTACGCAACACTTAGTCAGTATAGCTGTTCAGCAACCATACATATAATTCGAAGTAGACATATTTGCATGCAGTAGCGGGTTgttcattttattttctttttcaccgTAGCATCGAGATCGACCCGGATATTGTTTTTGTACGATGGACAATGGAATTAGATTTCGCGAGCCTTTGGAAGTGGCAATGATTCCGACCAACTTCGTCGTTTGGATAAAAAAAGATGCATTGCATCATAACTGGTGGCCGATGGAACAGCTCTGACGAGTTCAAAGAGGTAAGCAGTACACACTGCAAGTCTAGTCAACTTTGTTGATTGTCTTGCCATCTCCATCTGCAAGTGTGGTTAATTATGACTCCAGCAATTGTTTCGAGCACATCAGCTATATAAACGACCTAACTCCGTATTGCAGGTGTCCTTCAAGATAGAGCAACAACCAGAGACGCGAAGGTGAGTGGAATTTGCTCTCCCATTACTCCGGTCTTCTTCACAAGCTTGACATTTAATTTCTTTGCTGCGCTTCGTGGTTTTCCTTAATTACATCGATGCAAAACGGATGCATATGATCAAATAAATTCGATTCTTGTGCTACAGATCCTCCATATCTTGGGCTATAGCTAGAAATATGCAGACAACCTCAGTGGTGTCATGCTTGGCAATTTTGCTACTGTTAATTATCATACATAGCTTCTCCTGTGACTGGGTTTATGGTGCTACCATAGAGTGTTTTATGTATTGTCCATGTCGCCGATTCAAGTTACTCTCTGACCTGCAggaatcctcatttatcaaacagAACTGAGGCAGCTGGAAGAGGGAAAGTTtagtatgagagagagagagagaggatggggtGGGTggagctgttgctgctgctgctgacatTGAGTTCAATGGGTTTAACGAATGTAGAAGGCGCATCGACAAAGGAACCTTTCACTTTACCTTCCAATTGCACAAAAAGATGCGGTAATATCAGCATCGAGTACCCTTTCGGGATAGGCAATCGTTGTTATCGTCCGGGCTTTAATCTTACTTGCACGAACGATACCAATCAACCTCCAAGGCTCTTCTTGGGTGATGGAAAACTCGAGATCACTAGAATCGATTTGGATAATGGGACCGTGAGCGTCATGACACCCATTATCACCATGGGTGTGGATGAGGAGTTCATTAATGTTACTTTAATTGATCTTCGGAATTGGCCTTACTCTTTAAAATCATTGGATCTGCAGAATTCTTACCCAAGATATACATATAATCATTTGTATGTGTCTGGTTGCAGCGTGATTGTCGACCTGCTGGATCCCACTACTAATAGGACTATCGATACTTGCACAACTATATGCACTTCCAATGACAACAGTCAGTGCAGACTTGGGTTGTATGATTGGAATAGTACTTCATTGGTGGTTCGATTAACGCGACTCAATCAGAGTGACCTTCATTTTCTTAATGCTTCCAGTATCAAAGTTTTCGTGTACGATTCTTACAATTCTACCATAGATGATCTCCAAAGAATAGTGAAAGGCAGGAGCTCGGAAGTGGAGACTGCCCTATCATGGTACATCAAAGGCTATCCTACCTGTGAAGaggctaagaagaatatgaaaactTATGCCTGCATCAGTCCCAATAGCGACTGTTATGACGTCATTAATTATTATAACTACACTGATTATAATTTTGGGTACTTTTGTCAATGTTCTGTTAATTATCAAGGCAACCCATATCTACCAAATGGCTGTCAAGGTAATATTCCTCATCTCTTTGTGTGAGTTCGATTAGATAAACATGATATGCAATAGAAGTGATTAAATATAATACACGCATGATAAGTTTAAATTTTCTTCGTGGTTCTCTGTTATGCTTGATACTGGTTTCTCTTTTTTTGACAATCAAACTGGTAAAAGGGATGTTTACTTGTGTAAAGAAATCCATCTCACTATTAGATAAGACTGTTATACAGTAGAATAGACTAAATCATGTAATGGCTTGAATCCCCTGCTCATTAGATAAATAAATGGTACAACATACATTAGATCCCTAGGCCATTTGCCTTATCCATCTCCACAATAACACAGGAGAAAGTCTGGTCGGCGTATCTACAATCCTATGCCTTCGGGATTTTATGATCGCTACTCACTTATTCTCAATGCTTGGCTTACGATTCTGATTTTTTAGATACAAGTCAATCGTACAGCTCCTTTTGGCCATCAGATAACGAAAAACACGGTAAGCTTATGACAACTTCTGCTGCTGACTTGCTTCATCATATCAACAGATACAAATTTTACTCTACATCCGGTGAAGGGCTGTCCAACAAAATGTGGGAGTGTTGACATCCCTTTTCCATTCGGGCTAAAAGAAAGGTGTTACAGAGACCAGTTATTTGCTCTAACGTGCAACCACACGTCAATTCCTTCCACTCTTCTCTTCCGGAAGTATTACATAGTGCACAATATATCGTTGGAGAAAGGGCAATTAGAAGTTGAGTATAAATACAATGAGGCCGACAGCTATACCTATACAACTACACCTTTCACTTTCGTTGACGAGCAACCCATTGTTAGTTGGGTCATTGAGAATCAGCTTTGCAAGGATGCTCAAAGCAATAGAACGATGTTTGCATGTGTCGATGAACACAGCTCATGTGTGGACATTAACACCACAACAAGAGATGGTCAAAATATCTTGGGGTACCGTTGCAATTGCTCCAAAGGTTACGAAGGAAATCCATACCTTCCTAATGGATGTACATGTACTTGATTCATTTACCTCTCTCTTAAATGTTGAAAATTAGTCATGTAACTAAAATCTACACgattttaaaaacaaaaaaaaaacacaacatATACAATCTTTAGCCACGAAATAGACACTGAATACTTTCACATTCACAGACTTCGCTTTTTTAATTTGTGCAATTAGTCATTCAAAAGTTTTCCTTGTTTCTTATTTATGCACTGATACGTGCCTGTTATTTTCATGATTCCCTAAAGATCCTTATCGAGAATTGTGCATACCGATATCTTCAGCTGCCTAAACTGCATATCTGCGTAACGTAATTGAATTGAGACGTCTAAGATGGTGCCAACTTAGTACATGACTCCCTACATATTTTTTTATAGGACAATTTTACCATCCAGAACTTATCAAATTTACACTCCTTGTTCTTCTACGGGGGAGAAATTACTCTGGAAATGCTTACAATAATTTTCCTTCTATAAACAGTAACGTTAAATACCAAAGAGTACCATTTCATCGCAAAAATAATTTTGTCATTGATGACAGAAGCTAATATTTAATCGTCAGTGTGCACCTCAGAAAAAGAAATTATGTAAACTATGTGCATGGTAATTATCATTTAAAAGATCGTGTTCTGAGATTCACGTGAGATTTAGCTACTAATTTTCTTTCTGATGATTTGTCAGATATCGATGAGTGTAAATTCCCCGACAAATACGCCTGCAATGGGATTTGTAGAAATATGAAGGGCAGCTACAGCTGCACATGTCCACGAGGGACAACTGGTGATCCTAAACGAGCATGCATCCCCGAC
This Musa acuminata AAA Group cultivar baxijiao chromosome BXJ1-2, Cavendish_Baxijiao_AAA, whole genome shotgun sequence DNA region includes the following protein-coding sequences:
- the LOC135604371 gene encoding wall-associated receptor kinase 2-like, coding for MGWVELLLLLLTLSSMGLTNVEGASTKEPFTLPSNCTKRCGNISIEYPFGIGNRCYRPGFNLTCTNDTNQPPRLFLGDGKLEITRIDLDNGTVSVMTPIITMGVDEEFINVTLIDLRNWPYSLKSLDLQNSYPRYTYNHLYVSGCSVIVDLLDPTTNRTIDTCTTICTSNDNSQCRLGLYDWNSTSLVVRLTRLNQSDLHFLNASSIKVFVYDSYNSTIDDLQRIVKGRSSEVETALSWYIKGYPTCEEAKKNMKTYACISPNSDCYDVINYYNYTDYNFGYFCQCSVNYQGNPYLPNGCQGNIPHLFV